Genomic window (Aquimarina sp. BL5):
TCCTCATTTTAGAAGCTTGCTCTCTAAAAGGCACAAAAAGTTCCTTCTCTAGTCCCCAATCCATAAAGGCACCAATATCAGAAACTGTAGTACATTTTAAATAAGCAAATGAATTAACCGTAGCATAAGGTTCTAAAGTAGTTGCTACTATTCGCTCTTCATGATCTAAATATAAAAACACTTTGATTTCGTCCCTAATCATAAATTCATTGGGAACGTATTTATTAGGCAATAAGACTTCATTTCCATCATCATCGCTAAGATAAATTCCTTGATCTCTTTCTCTTACGATTTCTAGTGTATTATATGTACCAAGCTTAAGCATGTTCTATTTTTTGCGCAAAGATAATTGTTTAATCTTCCTATGTAGCATATTAAAACAAAAAAGGTGTCCATCAGAGAACACCTTTTATTATTTTATGAGCTACTATTTTATTTATAAACAGACTCTTTTTTAAAATGTTTAGCTAGAAGATAATACACTACAGCTCTATACTTATTACGGTTAGATTTACCATATGCATCCATTACAGAAGCAATTGCTTCATCTAATTTTGGTCCGTCAGAAAGTCCTAACTTTTTGATTAGGAAATTTTTCTTTACTGTTTCTAATTCTGCAGGATCACTTCCTGATACTGTAGCAGCATCTTTGTTATAAATAGATGGTCCACAACCAATAGTAACCTTAGTTAAAAAGTCCACATCCGGTGTTTGACCAATTTTATCTTTGATATCAGCAGCATACTTAGTTATTAATTCGTCTCTTTTACTCATAAGGTGATAATGTTTTAGGTTTTAGTTAATTTATTATGTTATCTCAAATATAACTTATTTATAAATGAATAATTCATTTATAAATTATATTCTATGGGCTTTTTTAGATAAAATGCCTAAAATAATCGATTAAAACACTATCATTCACTTTTCTGGGTGTAAAAACTTCTAATAACTGCGGCGAATCATTATTGAAATATAGGTTTTCAATACCTTTTAGCAATCCTATTATTCCATTTGTCTGTGTATATTTAACACTAAACATACTACAAAGCTGTTGAGCTGTCAATTTATGTTTTGTTTCAAAATAAGTGCTAAAATTATCAGTTTCTGATTTACCTGGTAAAATTCTAAAAATTCCTCCTCCGCTATTATTAATTAAAATAATTTTAAAATTAGCGGGAATGTTATCATTCCATAATCCATTACTATCATAAAAGAAACTGAGATCTCCCGTTATCAAGGTCGTAGGAACTCCAGAAGCTACTGCTGCACCTATAGCGGTAGATGTACTTCCATCAATACCACTTGTTCCCCTATTACAATACACCTTAAAGGAAGGATTCAATGAAAACAATTGCGCATATCGTACCGTAGAACTATTACTTAACTGAATCATCTGATCATCTGGAATATGATTAAAAAGTGTTTCAAACACTTTTAGATCTGTAAAATCTATACGTTCTAAATATTCGGCGTGTCGCACTCTTCTTTGATTTCTGAGAGATATCCAAAATGATTTATAATCATTCTGCAATGCCTCGGTATCAGGAAGGAAATCAGAAAAAAAAGAATTAGGGTTCATTTTTATATGTTCTGTTAAACAGAAATAAGTGTCATACGCTTTTTTCTCATCAATATGCCAATGCACTTTTGGTTGATAGTTTCTGAAAAAAGCCTTGATTCTTTTAGAAACTACCATGCCTCCAAAAGTAAGTAGAATCTCAGGCTGCAATGCCCTAAACTCTTCTTCATTTAACGATGTTATTAATTGATCAATACAATTAACATGAGTGTCGTGATGAATATTTGATGTTGTTTCAGTCAAAACCAACACAGAAGAATCTTTGGCAAAATGATCTATCCATCTTCGCTCAATACTGTTTGGCGCATTAACACCTATCAATATTATTTTTCGTTTTGCTTTATTCCATTCTATCAACATACTGGATCGTAAAGCATCCGATATACGATGTTCTAAGTACTCTACAGGAATATTTTTGGGAGAAATTGTTGGTTGTTCAATTGTATCATATAGCGGTTCATAAAAAGGAACATTAATATGAACTGGACCTCTATTTTCTATGGAAGCATTAAGAGCTAAATTAATTTCTCTTTCGTTATGCTTTTGTGCTTCGTGTTGTTTTTGTTTTATCTTAAGATCATTTATTTCTGTTTCTGGTACAATTTCAGAATATAAATTTGCAGAATACAAAATATGATTCTCGAATACATTTTTTTGACGTATCGTCTGTCCGTCACCTATATCAATACGTTCAATAGGTCTATCCGCACTTAATACTACCAAAGGAATATCACTATAAAAAGCCTCTGAAATTGCTGGATAATAGTTTAACAATGCACTACCCGATGTGCATACCAGTGCTACAGGCTTCTTAATCTGTTGTGCAATTCCCAATGCAAAAAAAGCAGCACATCGTTCATCAACAATACTATAGCAATTCATATCAGGATTTTCAGTAAAACCAATAGTCAAAGGTGCATTTCTGGATCCTGGAGATATTACAATATGATGAATTCCTTTTGCTTCACACAAAGCAACCACTGTTTGGGACAAAGGAATTTTGGAATATAATCGTTTCTTCATTCGAGTCGCTAAATTACGATATAGCCATAATTAAAGCCAGTGTTTTAATGCAAAACTTTTTTCATAGTTTCAGTCTTTCTTACGGTTTCCTCCCATTCTTTTTCTGAGATAGAATCTTTGGTGATTCCTCCTCCTACATAAAGTATTGCTTTACCAGAAGACATTTCCATACATCTTAGATTTACATACAGATTAGATTCAGTTTTTCCTTTATGATTGATATATAGTTCTCCAAGAAAACCTGTATAATATTTCCGATCATATAATTCATTCTTTAAAATAAAGGATTTTGCTGGTTTTTTAGGTAAACCGCACACAGCAGGAGTAGGATGCAATACCTTGATAATATCTTCTACATTAGAATTTTTATTCTTCAAAAAGCCTTTAATATCTGTTCTTAAATGCAACAGTGTACCTGCCTTATATGTATATGTATTTGATTTTTCAATACTGTTCACATTGGATGAGAGTTCATTCAAAACAAAATTTGTAACCATCGCTTGCTCCTCTCTCTCCTTTGATCCCCAATGCACTTCTAACGAATCAACATAAGGTTGTGTTCCAGCTAATGCCATCGTAAAAAACTGGTCTTCTTTTATAGTAACCAAAGTTTCTGGAGTTGCACCAAGCCAGGTTCCTATAGCTGGATGGTGCCAGCAATAGACAAAAGCATTAGGATAATTATCGATCAACTGTCGAAAAACCATTAAATAGTCTTTACCAGAAAAAGTGATTTCTTCTTTTCTGGACAATACCACCTTCTTAAAGGAATCATTAGCGATAGCTTCTATTCCTTCCTCAACTAGTTTTATATGATTTTTTTTTGCTTTATGATCATTATGAACGAAGAGAGATTGATTTTGATTTTGACCTTTATGTTCGGACGGAATAACTGCGCTATAACAACTGCTTTTATCCGTTGGTATTAATATCGTTTTACCATTACTATCAAATGGCGCAAAAACAAAACCTGAAGTATCATATCCATTTACATTATACAAGTGATTATCATTTTGAAGAAAACTATTTATTTTCTTTTCTCCAGATTTTCTATATACAACAAAGGGTAATTGATGATCCAATTGAGATTGGATTTTCAGATATAATGCTGAAATATCCATATTATCTGGATTTAGACAATGCTATAGTTGTTAATTTTACAATGGAGATTAGATTACTTTCTTCATCACGAATTTTAATATCCCAAAGTTGAGTCGTTCTTCCTTTATGCACAATCTCTGCTCTAGCATATACAAATCCCTCTCTAATACTTTTTACATGATTCGCAGAAATCTCTAAGCCCCTTATATAAAATTCTTTAGTATCTAAGAATATATGTGAGGCTGCACTACCAACACTCTCTGCTAGTGCTACCATAGCACCACCATGAAGTACACCATCCGGTTGATGAACCTTTGAGGTAACCGGCATTTTGGCAACCAAGTAATCTTTACCTACTTCGCAAAAAGAAATATCCAATGTTTCCATTAGCGTATTTTCGCACATTATAGCACATCTCTTCAGTATTTCTTCTTCAGTTAACTGCATACTTTTTTAAATTTTAAGTAAAAATAAGCAATGACACTAAATAATTCTAACTATATTTATGTATTATTTTAACGAACGTTCAATAAAATGCCTAAAACTAAAACATCTAAAGAAGAAGTCCTGAGTAAAGTAATTCCTGTACTAAGAGAAAGAGGCATATGCAAAAGCAGTATGAGTGAATTAGCCAAAGCATGTGAAATACAGAAATCCCACTTTTACTATTACTTTAATAATAAAGAACAGCTAATTAAAGAGGTGTTAGCTACCGTAAATAGTTATTTTAAACATAACCTATTCAAAGTAATTAAAAACAATAATTTAACTATTGAACAAAAACTTAAAAAAGTTCATGAACTCATAAACAAAATGTTTAAAAATGCGAATAGCGGATGTATTATGGCAAATACTGCGTTAGAAACTGCCCATCTCGATCCTATTTACAAGGATGAAATCAAACATTTTTTTAAAGATTTTATCGCTGGTTTACAGATTTTGCTAGAACCTAACTATTCTAAAGAAGAATCATTATCACTAGCGGAACAAATGGTTCAGGATCTTGAAGGCGGTATTTTATTGATGCGTATCTATAACGATCATAAGTATATTAACAATGCAGTTTCCAGAATGGAAAAAATCATATTAAAAGCATAATAATGGAATCATATACTATTAAATCCACCGATGACTACCCGATCTCCGTGCATGAATTTGTCCCAAAGTCGTCAAACAATAAAACAATCGTCTTTGCTCCTGCTGTAGCAGTTCCACAAAAGTTTTACTTTAGTATGGCTACATACCTGGCACAAAAAGGCTGTAATGTATTTACTTTTGATTATAGAAGTATTGGGTCTTCAATATCACAAAGTATTCAATCCCTAAAAGAGTATGGTTTTTTTTCCTGGGCTATGGACTTTAAAGCTGTGTCAAAATATGCAAAAGAAGAATTCCCTGATAATACACAATATATGATAGGCCATAGTTATGGTGGTAATAGCGTTGGTTTTAGTGATTCGTTTCAATACTATGACAAGTATCTTACTATAGGTTCTCAGTTTGGGTTTTACAAACATTTCACTCTAAAAATGCGTGCTTTGATATATCTCAATTTTAAGTTTTTCGTACCACTAACAACATCTATTTTAGGATACTATCCATCGAGTTGGTTTGGATTAGGAAGACCTTTGACCACAAAAGCTGCAAAGGACTGGGCTACTTTCTTACTACATCCAGATTCGATGTTACATTTTTCCAAAGGAGGTTCTGAAACTTATTATGAAGATATTAAAGAATCTATTTTATTAATTAGTATTGACGATGACCTTTTTGCCCCTCAAAAATCAGTAGACATACTAAGCGATCGTGTATATAAAAATGCCAAAACTACCAGAAAACACTTAAAACCCTCAGATTACAATCTAAAAACAATTGGTCACTTTGATTTTTTTAGAAAGAAAAATCAGGATATCTTGTGGCCTATAATCGATGAATGGTTCCAATTATAAAAGTTATTAATTATGCAAAAAGAGGTTGTTTATCAATCCACAAACACTTACGACACTTTAAATGAGTTGACTTCCGAAACCAAAAACGTTTGGTTGGTATTTCATGGAATTGGTTATCTAAGCAGATATTTTATTCGGTTATTCCAAAGTCTGGATCCCGAAAAAAACTATATAATTGCTCCGCAAGCTCCGTCCAAATATTATAAAAACAATGATTATAAAAAAGTAGGATCTAGCTGGCTCACTAAGGAGAACACCAAAACTGAGACTAAAAATGTACTCAATTATATAGATTCAATAATTAAGGAAGAAAAACTTCCCGCTACAACTAGGTTTGTCGTCCTAGGGTATTCACAAGGTGTTAGTATCGCCAGTAGATGGATTGCCAGTCAACAAATCCAGCCAGATGACTTTGTGATGATTTCTGGTGGATTTCCGAAAGAGTTAGGAAAAGAAGATTTTACATTTTTGACTAACAAAACCAAAGTAAGTCACATTTTAGGAGAAAAGGATCCCTATTTTGAAATTGCCAAAGTAGAAGCCGAAAAAATACGTGTAAAAGATATATTACCGCAAATAGAATTTAGATCACATCCTGGAGGTCATGAACTTGATATTGAAACTTTAAAAAATATTGTTTAAATTTAAATGAAATCTAAACTTCCATCAATGCATAAAAAAATAGTACCTCTTTTTGTTTCTTTATTTTGTTTTCAGGCTTTTTGTTTTGCTGATTATTATATTGATCGAGTAACTGGACGAGGACTTGGGTTAGATGGATCAGAAACAAACAAACTGAGAGTAATAGATATACGAGAATGGAATTATGTAATTGAAGAAAAAGGAGGAACTAAATCTAAGCCTGGAACTAGAGAATTACATAGGAATAGTTATGTAATTACTTTTAATGAAAATCAAATACAAAAGGAAGTTCAGAGAATCGCCGATGATACAATGGAAGAGGGATTAGAGAATCAGGTATTCATAGTTCTAAATGTTAATAGTGGAGAAGTTTTTGCCATTAGAGACTGGATACCAGAATTTAGAACCAAAAAAGAAATCGTTATTAATACATATGGAGTTGGTTCGAATAGTGCTCCGAGAGTTGGAGAAGGATTAATGCTTTTAGGGCAACTACATGGCCACCCTAAAGAAATGGCAGAAGATCTAAGAAATATTAGAACTGTTTCAGAATTTGATATCGAAGTTGCTAAAGAGTTAGGTATTACAATTTTTGCAGTTGATGCATTCAATTCTTATGAAATATTTGTCTCAGGAAAATCAGTTAAAAATTCTCGAGCCCTTCATATTCATTCCGTAGAAGAGAATGGTGTAACTAAAAATTTTATCGGACAAACTTTTGGAAAGAATGGATTAAATACTTTCGATTTCTCTACCTATTTTGATTCAATCCTAAGAACTGATAAAAGCGTAGAGATTTTGTAACACATTATATTGTTTTTAATTTTTAAGTAAAATCCTTAGTCCTGATCCAATGATTTTTTGTTTACTCTATCAAAAAATCTAATAAGTAAAAAATACTGCAAGAATAAGTAGACCTGTTATGCATTTAGATTTTTTTTAATCAAAGTATGTCAATTCGAGTACTTCGATCGAAGGAAGAAGTGCGTCAAGGATAGGATTTTAAATACACAACGAATTAAGTATGTGTTTTTTTTTGAATATTGGAATCTAGTAGTATCTCCTGTTTAGTTGGAGGAATCTATAACAATTAAATTTAAATCCAAATTGGTACGTTCTTTTCCGTTCACCATAAATAATGCGGTAAACGTATCTAAATCTTTTACATATTGTGTTATAAATCTTTCTGCTTTTTTTTCATCACAGAATAATTCTACAGTCGCAATTACTCCCATATCATGATCCGAAAAAAACAAAAACTGTTCCGTTCCATTTGTTCCTTTTAATCGCGATACGATAGCATACTCTGATGCTGTCCCCTTAATATCAAGATCAAAAATTGTGTCTTTATTTTTGGCAACGTTTTTATATCTAAGTTCTCGATCTTGAATAGAAAAAAAAGAATTTCGCTCATTAAAATATTGAATAAACTTATTATGATTTTTGGTCGGCCCTATATAAACAGAGTTATGCTCCTTAATATCGTTATATGTAGACTTAGTAGAAAATCGAATCGAAAAGCTCTGATCTCTAGAATAAAAAAGTTTAGTTAAGTGGTAAACAGCAATAGACCCCATTTCTGTAACATAAGAATAGTTTGCAGGAATTACATCTTTCCTAAATTCAGGATTCTCTTTTTGAAAACTATAAAAATCATTCAAAGAATTGATTTGATAATCCCTATTCCAGCCTACTCTACCGGTTTTAGTTTTAGCCATAAATCCAAAAAAGTCTCCCACTACCAGAGTCGTTTCTTTATTATTATTAAAAAATGAATCCCATAATACAATAGGCTTATGATATAAAAACTTGAATAAGATTAAACCCAAAATCATTAACAAAGAGAGTGAAACACTAATTGCTACTTTGTATAAAACTTTATAATCTTTTCTTTTATTATTAATTGTTTTGTTTTGTAAAAATGAGATATAATATTGTCCTTTATCAATGGTAAGCTTCCAAGGTCTATTCTTCCCTTCATTTTCATAATATTTTTCAAGTTTCTTTCTGAGATTATAAATATTCACTCGAATACTAGAGGAATTATTTTGGTCTATAAATCTTTTACCAAAAATTTCCATCCCAATCGTTGTTTCTTTCAATTGTTTTTTGGAGATAGTAGCTTCTGTCAAAAAACGAAGTAAGTTTTTACTTGAAGGAGACTTAGAAAATTCTCGACTATCTAGAATATCCTGTAATATTTGTATTTTTTCTTCTTTTGAAAGTTCCTTCATTTTTATTCAAATTCAACTTATAAAAGCTATAAAGTTAACCGTTACAAATACCGTTAACCAAAGGTTAAATATAGAAATAATTATAACTTTTAAGTATTTTTCTTCAGAAGTCAATAGAATTATTCTAAAAAACTTAGAAGCTTAATAGAGATTGATAATTTTTAAAGACTTTATAGTATTAAGAATTTTTATGAGAATTATGGTTCTTTCAAATAACAAATTATAATGAATATATATCATCTGCTAACTATTATAACGAACCTGAATGAAATCACGCTATTCTAGGAGTAACATCTTTAAACATATAAATCTTAAACCATAATTATTTTCTTGCTAAACATGAAAAAACTTTTCGTACAAACGACATCTAAGATTATATTATTTATTTGTTTTTGCGTTTCCGGTAATGCTCAAGTAAATAATAATCTTGATATAACTCCTGTAGCTGTTAAAAAGCAAATGAAGCTTGTAGCTGATTGGCAAATCGAGCATTTCCGAGAAAAATACAGTGGTAGAGACAAACCTCATCATATTGCAGACTGGACTAATGGAGCACTTTATGTTGGTATGACTAAATATGCGAGAATAGCTAATGATGATAGATACTGGCAATGGTTAAAAAAAATTGGAACGCAACAAAAATGGCAACTACACTATAGAAAATATATGGCAGATGATCATGTAGTTGGCCAAATGTTTTTAGAATTATTCAGAAAATTTAAAGACTCTTCCATGGTTACTCCGACAAAAGAGCGTTTGGACTGGATTATAAAAAATCCAAGTAAACAACCGATCACTTTAGACAATTATAAACACTTAGAAAGATGGACCTGGTGTGATGCTTTATTTATGAGTCCGCCTGTTTGGGCAAAACTGACAAACATTACTGGCGATCAAAAATATACGGATTGGATGTTAAAAGAATACGAGGTTACAAAGCAACATCTTTTTGATGAAGAAGAACATCTATTTTTTAGAGATAATAGTTTTATTGATAAATTAGATCACGGCAATAAAATATTTTGGTCAAGAGGAAATGGATGGGTATTTGGAGGGCTTACCCTGCTAATGGACGAATATGAACCTGGATCTAAACCTTATGAATATTTTAAGGAAATCTACCTTAAAATGGCGAAAAAACTCATCAAAATCCAAACTCCAGAGGGGTATTGGTCTATGAGTTTACTCAATCAAAAACATTATCCAACCCCTGAAACTAGTGGAACATCGTTTTTTACATTTGGTTTAGCGTGGGGTATAAATAATGGAATATTAGACAGAGTAATATATGAACCTCATATAAAAAAAGCTTGGAATGCTCTAAATCGTTCTATTACTCCCAAAGGTATGTTAGGCTACGTACAACCTATAGGTGCAGGCCCTGATAAAGCTTTTAAAGACCAAACCGAAGTATATGGTACAGGAGCTTTTCTAGCCGCTGGTTCTGAAGTATACACCCTGTATGGTGGACAACCAATATATCAGATTTCTAAACCAGATTATATAAAAAGTCCAAAAACCGGAATGACTCGAGAGCATTGGTTAGATATGGCACAATATATCTTAGAAGGTGCTTTTTCGTATGTAGATAAAATCGATGATCCACTTAAATTTCCAAAATTAGGAAACGTATCTTACCCTAGGGGTGATTGGCAAATCCCAATAGAAAAATTAGAAGGTTTATGCAGAACACTTTTTGTAGCTGCTCCTTTGTTAAAGGAAAATCCAGAATTAACCATTAATGGTATTAGGATAGCAGATTATTATCGGCATAACATAGTAAATCTGATAGATGAAAATCACCCATCATTCATACAAGACAAAGAAAAAGATTGGCCGGGACAAACCTTGGTCGAATTTGGTGCATTAGGAATTTCGTTCTTTACTATTCCTGAAATAGTTTGGGATCCTCTTACACAGGAACAAAAAGATATTTTAGCTCGTAAAATGATTAGTTATGGTGATGGTGCAACCGTTCCTTCTAATTGGAAATTTTTTAACATTTTTGTTTTAAGTTTTTTTAAAAGTCAAGGATATGTGGTCAATGAAACGTTATTGGTCGATTATTTAAATAAGAGTTTAGATCATTATCGAGGTGATGGTTGGTATAACGATAATCCCGCTTATGATTATTACAGTATGTGGGCGTTTCAGATGTATGCTGCTTATTGGTCTGAGGTATTTGGAAATAAATATTACCCTGAAATTGCTAAAAAATTCAAGGCAAATTTTTTAGATATAAAAGATAGTTATCCCTACATGTTTAGTAAAGATGGAGAAATGATAATGTGGGGAAGAAGTATTAGTTATCGTATAGCTTCTATTAGTCCATTTCCTTTTTTAGGTTTTTATCCAGAAGAAACCAAAAACGTTAACTGGGGATGGATGCGGCGTATTTCTTCTGGAGTATTATCACAATTCTTGCAACATCCTCATTTTATGAAAGATGATATTCCAACATTGGGATTTTATGGATCATTTGATCCTTCTGTGCAATATTACAGCTGTCGAGGAAGTGCTTTTTGGATGGGAAAAGCTTTTCTCAGTTTACTACTACCAAAAGAAAATGAATTTTGGAATGCTACAGAAAATGATGGAGCATGGGATAATGAATTAATCAAGGATAAAGCACATAATAAGTTTTTTAAAACTTCAGAAATCATGCTTACCAATTATCCAAATATTGGAGCTACGGAAATTCGAGCTTGGTGTAATGTACCAATTACCGGAGTGAAAGAGCCCTTCCGAGGTAGCGAAAACTATAACAAACTAGCATACAACAGTGCTTTTCCCTGGCAAGCTGATGATCCTAATGGTATTGTATCTATGAATTACATGTTTAAAACCGGAGTTGATACTATCCCATACGAACCTGGAAGATTATACACCTTTAAAAAATTTGAAAATGGTGTCTATTATCGAGATCTAAAATCCGAAATTATTGATGATGTTTCTATAAATCTAGCCGATATCCCTCTTAAAAATGGGATTCTACGCGTAGATAAAGTTAATACTAAAAAACCTCTAGATTTCATTTTAGGACACTATAGTCTGTCACATATCAACGGATATATAAAAAAATCTGTTCAACAAATAAAAGATACAGAGGTACATATCATTGATAATGGCGAATATCAATTGGCTTTGATTCCTATAAAAGGATGGGATACCATCGCTACCAAAACTACGACAGATTTACATCCAGAAACTAAAAAAAGTACTGTAATGAACGTTAAAGTAAAACATCCTCTCTCTAAACAAGACGATGTCTATATCACAGCTATGTTATGGAAAAAATCTGGAACTGATTTTACAATTGACGAATTGTCTGTTATTAAAAAAATTAAAATGAATAAAAAAAATAAAGAGATTACTATAATACATCAAAATAATTCAAAACACACTATTTCTTACTAATAAATTACTTTATGAGCACAATATATGAAACGCGTTATGCTAGTAACCCAAAAGCTGTAAAGCATTATGACACAAAAGCATTACGAGATGAATTTTTGATTAAAAATCTAATGCAACAAGATAAAATTGTTTGGGTTTATACACATTACGATCGTTATATGGCCGGTTCTGCTGTTCCTGTTAACAAAGAACTAAAATTAGAAACCATTGATCCTATAAAATCAGACAACTTTACGGATCGAAGAGAATTAGGAGTTATTAATGTAGGTGGTGCAGGACATGTAACTGTAGATGGGACTACGTACGCATTGGGATATAAAGATGCATTATATATTGGAAAAGATAGCAAAAATGTAGTTTTCAAAAGTGATGTCCCTAACAATCCAGCTAAGTTCTATCTAAATTCTGCACCTGCACACCGTACTTTTCCTACTAAACCTATAACTAAAGAACAAGCAAATAAATTGGAACTTGGAGCAATGGAAACTGCTAATGCGAGAACTGTTTATCAAATGATTCTTAGTGGAGTTGTAGAAACATGTCAGTTACAAATGGGAATGACAGAATTAAAACCAGGAAGTGTATGGAATACGATGCCAGCACACGTACATGATCGCAGGATGGAAGTCTATTTTTATTTTGAAGTCCCAGAAGAACAAGCTATTTGTCATTTTATGGGTCCGGTGGATGAAACACGACATATTTGGTTACAAAATTGCCAAGCAGTTATCTCCCCTCCTTGGTCCATACACTCAGGATCAGGAACTAGTAACTATACATTTATCTGGGGAATGGCAGGTGAAAATTTAGACTATAATGATATGGATATCGCAAAAATTACGGAGTTAAAATAATCACTTAAACCATGACAAATCAATCATTTGATAATTTAAAAACGATAACATTAGCTGTGTAAAAGATTTAGAACCTTAGTATTTGAAAAATGTAGGCCTTAATGGAGAAAAACTATTCTCTTATCCTTTCTAATATTATTGATTTTGTTAATGAATTCTATTTCACCTAAAAGAAGAAATTTTGTAGCTATTGTTAAACTTTCTAATGATGATTGATGGTCAAGAAATATTAAAAATGACGTTTTTATCTTTTTCATAGCAAAGCTTGTAAAATAAATAATAAATAGATGAAACTTTTTAGTCCTTTTTCTTTAGCTATTATATTAATCTCATTTGGATGTAGTTCTACTTACAGTCAAGAAATTACTATTAAAAA
Coding sequences:
- a CDS encoding DUF2264 domain-containing protein; the protein is MKKLFVQTTSKIILFICFCVSGNAQVNNNLDITPVAVKKQMKLVADWQIEHFREKYSGRDKPHHIADWTNGALYVGMTKYARIANDDRYWQWLKKIGTQQKWQLHYRKYMADDHVVGQMFLELFRKFKDSSMVTPTKERLDWIIKNPSKQPITLDNYKHLERWTWCDALFMSPPVWAKLTNITGDQKYTDWMLKEYEVTKQHLFDEEEHLFFRDNSFIDKLDHGNKIFWSRGNGWVFGGLTLLMDEYEPGSKPYEYFKEIYLKMAKKLIKIQTPEGYWSMSLLNQKHYPTPETSGTSFFTFGLAWGINNGILDRVIYEPHIKKAWNALNRSITPKGMLGYVQPIGAGPDKAFKDQTEVYGTGAFLAAGSEVYTLYGGQPIYQISKPDYIKSPKTGMTREHWLDMAQYILEGAFSYVDKIDDPLKFPKLGNVSYPRGDWQIPIEKLEGLCRTLFVAAPLLKENPELTINGIRIADYYRHNIVNLIDENHPSFIQDKEKDWPGQTLVEFGALGISFFTIPEIVWDPLTQEQKDILARKMISYGDGATVPSNWKFFNIFVLSFFKSQGYVVNETLLVDYLNKSLDHYRGDGWYNDNPAYDYYSMWAFQMYAAYWSEVFGNKYYPEIAKKFKANFLDIKDSYPYMFSKDGEMIMWGRSISYRIASISPFPFLGFYPEETKNVNWGWMRRISSGVLSQFLQHPHFMKDDIPTLGFYGSFDPSVQYYSCRGSAFWMGKAFLSLLLPKENEFWNATENDGAWDNELIKDKAHNKFFKTSEIMLTNYPNIGATEIRAWCNVPITGVKEPFRGSENYNKLAYNSAFPWQADDPNGIVSMNYMFKTGVDTIPYEPGRLYTFKKFENGVYYRDLKSEIIDDVSINLADIPLKNGILRVDKVNTKKPLDFILGHYSLSHINGYIKKSVQQIKDTEVHIIDNGEYQLALIPIKGWDTIATKTTTDLHPETKKSTVMNVKVKHPLSKQDDVYITAMLWKKSGTDFTIDELSVIKKIKMNKKNKEITIIHQNNSKHTISY
- the kduI gene encoding 5-dehydro-4-deoxy-D-glucuronate isomerase produces the protein MSTIYETRYASNPKAVKHYDTKALRDEFLIKNLMQQDKIVWVYTHYDRYMAGSAVPVNKELKLETIDPIKSDNFTDRRELGVINVGGAGHVTVDGTTYALGYKDALYIGKDSKNVVFKSDVPNNPAKFYLNSAPAHRTFPTKPITKEQANKLELGAMETANARTVYQMILSGVVETCQLQMGMTELKPGSVWNTMPAHVHDRRMEVYFYFEVPEEQAICHFMGPVDETRHIWLQNCQAVISPPWSIHSGSGTSNYTFIWGMAGENLDYNDMDIAKITELK